One part of the Desulfobacterales bacterium genome encodes these proteins:
- a CDS encoding FecR domain-containing protein, translating into MRLNLLLIFSIICVFTVNGNCEIIGNLTKVEGTVDITRKDKSIIFPKKGDAVFAGDIIRTKSNAIAELLFIDKSVIKIAPSSRIEVSNYFMNKKETNGIINLFRGKIQSIITKKAWSFFSRSRGKRFEIHTPTAVCGVRGTNFVTYFQKGISGSIFIEGEGYGYNKNQPDKISLIKAGQSMLVLSQTSIPLIRPVTSFEIEQHLKDINTSKAGSEELTKKNGKNDATRPKIQGHSGNIESENGGLFSKPGSMALTSLLTNKSDYGESIKEYSYSIDIAGFNREQNFFYDLRLDNKQNAGVFVYDKNLFIPLTFNTGIFQNDISKYVDDIWNLYVGNTSGYFFDGTSYGGNIYISPIVREDLHLQKTNWTISKILSTGFYVEFNNFIYDKWFIGIDYEENFLRNFIRYDGSKWSEGKIEAKGVSAWVNWHECYTGVGFGDVSGVYSPEDKKWLASERWVMMETNKFIQMAANEKNKLKELGIPFAEIGKTNLYGNGNNINVSLKDITFFAFKTGDNPLIWATNNVSGTFTDSPLTGVPISLSGEGISANFEIKTWQNNQWAAFITNGTGNIARIDNGNSIGVNFEGGSAGTYQINNGVFEGTASGVISLK; encoded by the coding sequence ATGCGCTTAAATCTACTTTTAATATTCAGCATTATTTGCGTTTTCACCGTTAATGGAAACTGTGAAATAATAGGAAACTTAACCAAAGTAGAAGGGACAGTTGATATAACTCGAAAGGATAAGTCAATTATATTTCCTAAAAAAGGAGATGCTGTATTTGCCGGTGATATTATTCGCACAAAGAGCAATGCAATAGCTGAACTTTTATTCATTGATAAAAGTGTAATAAAAATTGCTCCTAGCTCTCGAATTGAAGTTAGTAACTATTTTATGAACAAAAAAGAAACAAACGGAATTATTAATTTATTTAGAGGTAAAATTCAAAGTATTATAACAAAAAAAGCATGGTCATTTTTTTCCAGAAGCAGGGGGAAAAGGTTTGAAATACATACGCCAACTGCTGTTTGCGGTGTTAGAGGCACCAACTTTGTTACCTATTTTCAAAAAGGTATAAGTGGTTCGATATTTATCGAGGGTGAAGGTTATGGTTATAATAAAAACCAACCCGATAAAATAAGTTTAATAAAAGCAGGACAAAGTATGCTTGTTTTATCCCAAACTTCTATTCCTCTTATCAGGCCAGTAACTTCATTTGAAATTGAACAACATTTAAAAGATATTAACACTTCAAAAGCCGGCAGCGAAGAATTAACTAAAAAAAATGGTAAAAACGATGCTACAAGGCCAAAAATACAAGGACATAGCGGAAATATAGAATCTGAAAATGGCGGATTGTTTTCTAAACCCGGATCAATGGCTTTAACTTCTTTGCTTACAAACAAATCCGATTATGGAGAATCTATCAAAGAATATTCTTATTCCATAGATATTGCTGGATTTAATCGAGAACAAAATTTTTTTTATGATTTAAGACTTGATAATAAACAAAATGCTGGAGTCTTTGTTTACGATAAAAATTTATTTATACCTTTAACATTTAATACCGGCATTTTTCAAAATGATATTAGCAAATATGTTGATGATATATGGAACCTTTATGTTGGCAATACATCTGGATATTTTTTTGATGGAACTTCGTATGGAGGAAACATTTATATAAGTCCTATCGTTAGAGAAGATTTACATTTGCAAAAAACCAATTGGACTATAAGTAAAATATTAAGCACAGGATTTTACGTTGAATTTAATAATTTTATATATGACAAATGGTTTATTGGCATTGATTATGAAGAAAATTTTTTAAGAAATTTTATTAGATATGATGGTTCTAAGTGGTCAGAAGGAAAAATAGAGGCTAAAGGTGTCTCAGCATGGGTTAATTGGCATGAATGTTATACAGGGGTTGGTTTTGGCGATGTATCTGGAGTATATTCTCCTGAAGACAAAAAATGGCTGGCTTCTGAACGTTGGGTAATGATGGAAACCAATAAATTCATTCAAATGGCTGCTAATGAAAAAAACAAATTAAAAGAATTAGGCATTCCTTTTGCCGAAATTGGCAAAACTAATCTATATGGAAACGGAAATAATATTAATGTTAGTTTAAAGGATATAACTTTTTTTGCATTTAAAACAGGTGATAACCCATTAATATGGGCTACAAATAATGTGTCTGGAACTTTTACAGATTCGCCCTTAACAGGTGTTCCGATATCACTTTCAGGTGAAGGTATTAGCGCTAATTTTGAAATAAAAACATGGCAAAATAACCAATGGGCGGCTTTTATAACTAATGGTACTGGAAATATAGCTCGAATAGATAATGGAAATAGCATTGGTGTAAATTTTGAAGGAGGATCCGCCGGAACATATCAAATAAATAACGGTGTTTTTGAAGGGACGGCTTCAGGGGTGATATCTTTAAAATAA
- a CDS encoding DUF2860 family protein encodes MNAKSYLLIFIVFIFCQSFQIANSNTITEIVNRGIEEYKQENYEEAIELLKKANEQNLKSSLSAFFLGMAYKQTSNYPKALVHLREAVTIEPPIKEALIELIDTLINLSDMNYLDEAQKWINNAEKEKIFPGQTAFLKGLFYHKKNEFELAIESFNNAKLKDTSLIQSSDFQIALCLLKLQELNKAKNVFKIASMYNPKTEIAEFARNYEDAIDKKLFFERPLKFTAGIFGQYDTNMLLKPNDDTAASGVTDEKSLAILLNFRANWIPKIEGPFIFSLEYNGSFNPHQKNSTTHDLISNSISIQPGYLTDKMSFNFFAKYNHYLLRDKEYKGYLGQVSAGPLMRFFFIQSHLIELFAGYDSKEYFQDFLSEEEDRNSNAWNTYINWIWQFNSSLFINPKYEYILEKTDGANWDNTGHKFTINSVFYILNNIQLQLSIDEFIQNYKNVHTVFNEKRWDHINTASIGILWDASKNLNLIFQYSRIRCNSNIGLYDYNRSLYSLGVELKF; translated from the coding sequence ATGAATGCAAAAAGTTATTTATTAATTTTTATTGTCTTTATCTTTTGTCAATCATTTCAAATTGCTAATTCTAATACTATTACTGAAATAGTTAATCGTGGAATCGAAGAATACAAACAAGAAAATTATGAAGAAGCTATTGAGCTTTTAAAAAAAGCAAATGAACAAAATCTTAAATCTTCTTTATCTGCTTTTTTTTTAGGCATGGCTTATAAACAAACATCTAATTATCCAAAGGCACTTGTCCATTTAAGGGAGGCTGTTACTATTGAACCTCCTATTAAAGAAGCATTGATAGAATTAATTGATACTTTAATTAATCTATCTGATATGAACTATTTAGATGAAGCTCAAAAATGGATTAATAATGCTGAAAAAGAAAAAATTTTTCCGGGGCAAACAGCTTTTTTAAAAGGCTTATTCTATCATAAAAAAAATGAGTTTGAATTAGCTATAGAATCATTTAACAATGCAAAATTAAAAGATACATCCCTTATTCAATCATCGGATTTTCAAATCGCTTTATGTCTTCTTAAGCTTCAAGAGCTTAACAAAGCTAAAAACGTTTTTAAAATTGCATCCATGTATAATCCTAAAACTGAAATAGCTGAATTTGCCCGTAACTATGAAGACGCGATAGATAAAAAATTATTTTTTGAGCGTCCTTTAAAATTCACAGCAGGTATATTTGGTCAATACGATACAAATATGCTTTTAAAACCAAATGACGATACAGCAGCGAGCGGAGTTACTGACGAAAAAAGTTTAGCAATACTATTAAATTTTAGAGCTAATTGGATCCCAAAAATTGAAGGCCCCTTTATTTTTAGCCTTGAATACAATGGCTCTTTTAATCCCCATCAAAAAAATTCTACAACCCATGATTTAATATCTAATAGTATTTCTATCCAGCCCGGATATTTAACAGATAAAATGAGTTTTAATTTTTTTGCAAAATACAATCATTATTTACTTAGGGATAAGGAATATAAAGGTTATTTAGGTCAAGTATCTGCCGGACCTTTGATGCGTTTCTTTTTTATTCAATCCCATTTGATTGAGTTATTTGCTGGATATGATTCAAAAGAATATTTTCAGGATTTTTTGAGCGAAGAAGAAGATAGAAATTCAAATGCTTGGAATACATATATTAATTGGATATGGCAGTTTAATTCATCTTTATTTATTAATCCAAAATATGAATACATTCTTGAAAAAACTGACGGAGCAAATTGGGATAACACAGGTCATAAGTTTACAATTAATTCAGTATTTTATATTTTAAATAATATTCAACTTCAATTAAGCATAGATGAATTTATACAAAATTATAAAAATGTTCATACCGTATTTAATGAAAAAAGATGGGATCATATTAATACTGCAAGTATAGGTATTTTATGGGATGCTTCTAAAAATTTAAATCTAATCTTTCAATACAGCCGTATAAGATGCAATTCAAATATAGGATTATACGATTACAACCGTAGCCTATATTCATTAGGTGTTGAATTAAAATTTTAA
- a CDS encoding response regulator, whose product MIGDTQHERILIVDDEAQIINMLATYFQRKGYKVNACETGTEAYEKFKEKPESFSAVITDVTMPDISGLELAEKIIKINSKVPIIMMTGFSCGEIKFPDTIEAVFFKPLSVIALHKKVQEVIKNRKESSLVLQ is encoded by the coding sequence ATGATAGGCGACACACAACATGAACGTATCCTTATTGTTGATGATGAGGCGCAAATAATCAATATGCTTGCAACATATTTCCAGCGTAAAGGCTACAAAGTTAATGCTTGTGAAACAGGCACAGAAGCATATGAAAAGTTTAAAGAAAAACCAGAATCATTTTCTGCTGTTATAACAGACGTAACAATGCCGGATATTTCAGGCTTAGAATTAGCTGAAAAAATTATTAAAATAAATAGCAAAGTTCCAATTATAATGATGACAGGGTTTAGTTGTGGTGAAATAAAATTTCCAGATACTATTGAAGCTGTTTTTTTTAAACCCTTGTCCGTAATTGCTCTTCATAAAAAAGTGCAAGAAGTCATTAAAAACAGAAAAGAGAGCAGCCTTGTTCTTCAGTAG